A window of Rhizobium tumorigenes genomic DNA:
GAGGCCTCCGCACCACAGCAAGCACAATCAGCACAACTCGGGGTGCCGCAACGTCTTCATGGCTACTCGATTTCTTTGGGCAGTATCGTCGCGCCCGTGAGGGCGCGTTGGACACACTCGATGCTGCCTTTGCGACTGTCGATGTCAGGCGACTGGCTTACGTGCAGGACCTGGTTACCGGATACGTGAATGCGCGCTACTACCAGGTTCGTATTTCGATCGCCCGGGAAAACCTAAAATCTCGACGGGAGACGCTCGATCTCACAAAGTTCCAGCTTAGTGCCGGCGCGGCTTCGCGGTTGGACGTTGTTCAGGCGGAAGGATTGGTCAACTCGACGCTTTCCGAAGTTCCCGGTTTGGAAGTAAGCTATCGTCGCGAGGTTCACCACATAGCGACCTTGCTGGACACGCCGGCAGCCGAAATTCTAGAGTTGATGAAAGGCGGCGCAAAGCAGCCAGCATACCGAGGTGTCGTCTCTGCGGGTGTACCAGCGGATCTGATCCGTAATCGTCCGGATGTGCGGCGTGATGAAAGACAACTCGCCGCCGCCGTCGCACAGATAGGAATCGCTCAAGCCCAGCTGTTGCCCAGTATCACGCTCAGTGGCAGTATCTCCCCATCTTATATCCATACGGCCGGACGCGGCGGAGGCTTGACCACCTGGTCTTTCGGCCCGGCGCTAAATCTGCCAATTCTCGATGGTGGTCTGCTGCAGGCAAACGTAAAAATTGCCCAATCTAATGCCAAGGCCGCCTATCTTGCATGGAAAGCGACTGTGCTTACCGCTGTCGAGGAAGTCGAAAACGGCTTGGTGGCAGTCAACCGCGACCCACAAACAATAGCAGCGCTGCGGGCTCAGGTTAAGTCCTATAGCGAAGCTGTGTCTCTTTCGACGTCAAGCTATAAGGACGGCGCGTCCTCGTTACTGGATGTCCTTGACGCACAACGCTCCGTTACCAATGCCCAGCAAAATCTAGCTGCCGCAGTCCAGCAACTTGCAATCGACTACGCAGCTTTAAATGTTGCCATCGGTGCCGGGCTTAGCTTACCCGCTGCTAGTAAGGACCAGTCTGGTCCCGCTTCCGAAAACCACCTTGCAAAACTTGGTCCTGCCGAATAGGCAAAATTGCCGATAAAGATCCGGTTCATCCTCGAACCAACCGCTTGATCATCGTGCGTACCGTGGAATTTTTTTTAGGATTTATGCTGAACTCAACGACGGCCCGCGCCGCGCCGTTGGGCAGCAGAAATAACGTCCCGGCGAGCAGAAACCGAGACAGGAGGTCGACGCTCGACGTTGATTGCACGATCTGCTTACAATACCGGCGAAGAAGGGAAAAATTCATGCGTTCTCGGCTGAGGATTTTAGCAAAAACCTCTCGCTCCACCAGATAGAGATAATCTAGCTTCATCTTAAACACCACGCCGTCTAGAAACGCTCCATCCCGGCTCAATCTTTCCAAATGGGCAAGTCGCAATCGAAATACGCGAATCTCTTTCTCCATCCCGAGGTGAGAACTTGAACCAAACCCAGACATATTGTTATTGTGTATCCTGTATTTTCCCAAGGCCCGATCGATGTGCACCACCCGGCCCTTGAAAGGGGCGGCTAGGTAGGCAATGCCATCAATTCCGAAGTCGTAGTCGATGGCGCCAATCGTGAAATACACATCGCGACGGTAAATATTGCCCGAAGTTGGCGGCGTTGGATAGTATCCGTGACGATTGATACTCGCGATCATCTCTCGATTGTCGTAACCAGGTCTCAAACGCGGAAAGGCATCCCCTATCTCATGGCCCTGTGCATCTATGGGCTGCAGCATATACTGAATTTTTGCAACATCGGGCCCGAGATAGCGGGACACAGTGAGAAGAGCGTCTTTGTCCAAGACATCGTCGGCATCGAGAAACAGGACGTATTGACCGCGGGACGCCGAGAGACCGGTCAGGCATGCAGCAATAAAGCCGCGGTTTTCGGTATTGATTCCTATTAATCTGTCTGAATATCGGCTGATGACACTCCACGACGTGTCAGTCGATCCGTCATTGACCACAATAAGCTCAAAATCAGCAATCGGCTGATTGAGGACACTCTCGATAGCAATCGCGACATAGTCCTTGTAGTTGTAGCAGGTAATAATAACGCTAAAAAGCGGCTTTCCGTCGGCGATCATTGATCTCACTCCAAGCCCCACAGATCAACCACGATGCCCACGCTGTCGCGGAGGACCCACGCCCTGCTCGAGAAGTCCACCCACCAACAATGTGAGCACAAGCGATCGGCACCTTGAACGACGTTGAACACGTGGCTTACTCCGGAAGAGATTCAGTAGGCGTTCCTCGATCGAAACGCGGAAAGCGATACGACATTGGTGGCGCCGACGTTAGGATGTGAATGCTGACAGTAAGCCCGAAGCAACACGGTTTTCAGATCCGTGGAAGGCAGACCAGTTATCGGCTGGTTGGGAATACTTATGTTCGGCTTTCCCGGCACGTGTGACAACAATGCGCTTTTCACAGTCGCTCTTCGCACAAGGATCGGGTCAGCCTCATCTTTGATGAGGATGTCGATCATGGTGGTCTGCGAGCCGACGCCCGCTGCGCGTAGCGTGATCTGCTTGATTGACGACCAATGAACAATCTGACGCGAGAAACGGTGGTAGACGATCCCATCGGTCTTCACGGTGAACAATCGCTTCCACGGATTTCGTTTGCGCATAGACCATCCCAGAATGCTGAGATACACACAAAACAGACCTGTGACCCAATGGTTTAACATATCGCTCTGACGAAACAAATCGTACCGCTGGGCCGAAATATTGGCTGTATAGCAGGCGACCAGCACCGCACACACAATCAGACATCGCCATAGTTCTGTATAGGAACCGCAATAAATGACGATCTCATTGGGGTGCGCGGCCCCTACCACGGCTGGATGATTTTCTTCAAAGACGGCAATGGTCAGTGTTTTCGATCTGCTAGCACGAATTATGGCCATTGCCTGTCCCTTTCAGTGAAACGACTCCACGGCTACCGCCGAAGGTGTCAGGGCGTTGGTCTTTCCTTGACCATCTGTGGATCATGAGGACTCAGATGCCACCGGCTGACCTGCCGCGGCGATCGGCAAAATAAGCGACTTCAACGCGTGCCTCATGACTGCCGGAAGATGGACCGGTTGGACCGCGTTGCGGTACCGTCCGATGAAATCGCGCCCAATTCGCATCGAAAGTCGCGGCCCAGACAGATGAACTCCGTTGATATCCACACCAGATAGGACACGTATGCGAGGCACGGCGACGCCATTGATCGACGAGTCGCGTGTCATGTGTGTGCGCCCTAGGATGGAAACCAGATCATCGTTTGCGGTGTTGCCCCCAACCTTTTTGATAAGCTGGTGCAACTTTCCGCCAACAGGCCGTGTATGGCAGACGGTCACACTGTCAAGGATAGCAACGGATTCGAGGTTTCCGCTGAGTTCAACCGCTAGTTTTGGCCAAACGAAATCCATTCCGAAACCGCTCTTGGAATCTTTTAGACTTTCCAGGGTCTTTGCCAATATCGCTCGGCTGAGCACCGGCACCATAATCTCAACGAAGTTGCTATACCGCAGGTCAAAGCTCGGGTGCTGGAGCGTGATCAGATGAGAATAATAGGAATCGCGATCTAATGACGGCTGATACACCAAGAGGCCATGACCCCGTCCCGCAGCGAACAGTCGATTTATATCACTGGTCGTGGCCCTGATATCGTCGTCAGGAAACCAGAAATAGTCATAGTTCTCCAGCGCTTCAGGGTGCTCTTTAAAAAAGCCATAGATTCCGTCCCACTTCCCGCCCTTGCCGCGATGCACATAATTGGCCTCTGGAAATCGCTTTATTTCGTCCGATCCGAAGTAACTTACCGCCACATCGAATTGCCGCCCTTCTCCGCACCAACTGTGATGAAGACTTTGATCTCCGCAGCGCACCACGGCCAGTGTAGGTGCCAATACAGGAGCCATACAAACCTCCGACCAAATAATAATGGCACAACATTGGAGATCATACTATCGCACGGCCTCAATATTTCAAGCTTAATTTCTTATTAAAAAATGGGGTAATACATTCTTCCGACATATAGAAGTATTTACAAGGCAATAGACAAATGCGAAAGTCGACATATGAAATTTTTGTTTCTTAGACAGAGCAGAGAGCGCTGATGCCTATTGACTATAGAAGCTCGGCCGATCAATTTGCTGAAGTGGCAACGTCCATCAAATCACGCGAAAAGTGTATACCTTTACTTCGGGACCGCATGTTTGAACCTGTAACTTCGAAACTCTGGAATAGATAGTTTTATGAACAGGCATAATCTCTCAACATTGGAGGTTGACGACCTCATTAGCCTGTGTGGTGGAGACCCTGGCGCGATCATCATGCGAACGTCTATTGCGTCTGCTACCTTCTTTTTTCTTTATTTCAGTTTGTATGCTTATGGCTTAGGTGGAAGCTTGCTTTTTTGGGGACCCTGCACCGCTGGGGCACTTACTTGCTTTATTCCATTGGCAAAAATGCAACGTCGGTTTGAATCTCTCTAATTGGCTGCCTCAAAAAGAGGTGGGTGATTTCAACAGGTTATGATTCCTTCGGATTTGCAAAGATTCGATGGAGTTCACGATGGCCTGGACTGAAATCACCCGTCGGCAATATGCCCGGCGAACGGCTCGCTATGCAAGTGACATGACGGATCGGGAATGGGAACTGGTTGCGCCTTTTTTGCCGATGCCCCGCCGCTTGGGTCGACCTCGCACCACTGATTTGCGCGAGGTCGTAAATGCTCTGCTTTACATCGCCACCACCGGTTGCCAGTGGCGGATGCTGCCGAAGGATTTTCCGCCCTGTTCAACGGTCCAGCGCTATTTTTATGAATGGCGGGCACTGGGACTTTGGACACGCATCAACCATCATCTCGTGATGGAGGCACGCGAGTTGGAGGGCAGAGAGGCAAGTCCGACGGCTGGTGTGATCGATAGTCAGAGCGTGAAAACTACGGAAAGCGGTGGCATACGAGGCTATGATGCAGGTAAGAAGACGAAAGGGAGAAAGCGCCATATCATCGTCGATACGCTTGGCCTGATGGTCGGTCTCATGGTGCACAGCGCCGACATCCAGGATCGCGATGGTGCTCCTGATCTTCTGAAATCCATCCGCCACAGGTGGCCATGGTTGCTGCATGTCTTCGCTGATGGCGGCTATGCAGGCGATAAGTTGAAGCGGCGATTGAAGAAGATCGGACGCTGGACGGTCGAGATCATCAAGCGCTCGGACAAAGCGAAAGGCTTTGAAGTTCTGCCACGACGCTGGGTCGTCGAGCGGACCTTCGCGTGGCTTGGCAGATGCCGCAGGCTAGCAAAGGACGTCGAAAAATCCATCGCCTCCTCAGAGGCATGGATTATGATCGCCCACATTCGCCTGATAACCCGGCGGCTCGCAAGGTATCGATATCATTGAAGCCTTTTCGAGTCCGACTCTAAAGAACAGTTGGTATTGCACTTTGGGGCATTTTAATTGCGTTGCCGGGTGCAGTTAAGCAGCAAGACTATTCACAATGCTCGGCAGATCGACGGTTGCTGACGCACTCCATTATCAGGCGAGTTTTGTCGACATGGGGCCATTTTCCTAGGCTTGGCTTTCTACCGAGAACTGAATGACCGAGATCGGATACGACTTGGCTTGCCATTGCAGCCTCGAACGCGCAAGTCCTTGCCACACGGGGTCGGCATCGTTTTCGTGATTGTCCGGTCCAAACACGAACATGCCGCGACCAGTCGTCTGCATGTAAGCTGTTTCTATCATACACTTCAGAAGGTGCGACGCTGCACCAGTGACCACATCCTCTGCCGCTGCTGCCTCCATGAAGAACATGATCCGTCCAAACGTGATTCCCATAAAGCGAGCCAACGCCCTGTCACCACTAACGTTTCGAGCCGTGAAGCTAAACCTGAAGGTTGCAAGGACCCGGCTCAACGACCGAATGATCAGGCCTGGCCGTGACGTCAAAATGCGTTTCTTTTTAAAAAGGCGAAGTCTAGAGAGCTCCAGTGGAACGATGTCCCAGAAAATCGGCCATTTACGACGGATTACAAAATCAAGACCTGGATAGGACCGTTCGGCTTTCTGGACATTTCGTCGGGCATTTTTGCTGACCCCTTTGTAAAAAGCCTCAAAACTCTCCCACTGCTTGAAATCAATCGCAATCATATCGACGGCCGCTGTCGATATGACAGACACTCCGGCGAGCGCGTGGAGCTCCGCAGATCGGCATCTATCCAGGCACCAGTCAGATCCATAGCGATAGTATCCCTCTCCCAGATGGCTAAGCACCGCCCGCATCGACAACGACCAAAGATGCCGATAGTCCGGGAGCACTTGAATGGCGTCGCAGAACACATGGTCGCTCTTACGAATTCCGATCGCACATTGACCAATTTTCACCTGCTCATTGCCGGTACACAATACAATCTCGAGCCGCACCAGCCTCATCAACGGGTTGTAGTCGATCTGCCACATCCGGGATGCATGATAAGCGCAACGGAAAGACGCTTCGCATCTTTGAGCGAAAGCGTCCCAACTGGCAGCTCCCTGGGTGAACGCAAAAACACGGACAGCCACTTGGCTTTGCCGCGAGTTGCGGGACGCTACGTACAACCCTTGCGCCAGTTCATCCAAAACACATTCCTGCATACAACAGATGGGTAGCTTTTCCGACATTTTCTGCCACGTGCACTAAGGACTATTTTGCCGATGCACAAGCATATCAGTTGAATTAGTGTAAGCGGGTAAGGTTAATTAATCAATACGCGGACCTCGCGGCAACAACGCTTACTTCAGATATGTTGCAAAATGATAGGCAACGCCTTTTTCCCGACATCGATGCCTTGCCTCTGACCTCAATAGAGGACCAATACTTCAGTCGATAATATATTTTTTTGATTTTCAGATGGTGCGAGCAGCGGAGTTTCGGCCAGCTTCTGGCAGGGACGGTGGCCGCGCGCCGCGCAAAACGACGCGACCTGTGGGCGGCAACGAGTGCTGGCTTTGGCACCTCTTGGAGTGCGTAGCGAGGAGGAGGCTCGTTCGTCTGGAGAGGCCTGCTCGATCTCATACTGTCTTGGCATTTTCGATGCACTCGCCCTTTCACGGGACGTCGATTGAGCGACATCGGGCCAGATGTCTTTCTGTGCGGCTTGGCGCAAGTTTCAAGACCTATCGCTTGCCTAGCCGTTTTGTAGAACATCTTTAGGGTTAGCGATGATCGCACTACTTTGTATTCCCGCCGCAGCTTCATCGATGTTTGTTCTGCTGGCGGTTTTCGCGCCGAGACTGGTACCATTGGTCGACGACTTCGAGGAGAGCAATATTCTGCCCTTCAAGAAGCCACATAGAAGCAGCCATCTATCAGTCTGACAGGTGTCAACCACAAGCTTCGCTGTTTTGCTTGCGGGAAAGAAGATTGCGCGGTGAGAGGCTTCTGAGCGCTCACGTCGTATTCGCCTTTGCGTTATTTCCGGTAAGCGTGGACTATGACGGGGAGCTAAGGTCTGGGTTCCAACCGCAGACCCATCGTCGAAAAGCGGCCCAAGGGTCGGGGAGCTTCGCTTGATAAGGTGCATCGCCCCAACCGCTCTTATATCCCTGACGATCTTCCTTTTGATTCCGATGTCCACAGTCGGTGCGCGTGGAGGCAGAGCGAGCCCGGCTTGTCTCTATTCGATGACTGACGCCCCAGGTCGGGCACTTTGCATTCATGCCGGGAGCTTGAACCGCGACATTTGCAGCGCGTTGGAAAAGTTTGCGACGAGAAGCCAGCTACCCCCTGACTTCTTTGCACGTCTGATATGGCGTGAAAGCCGTTTTAGGGCGGAAGCAATCAGCCCAAAGGGTGCTCAGGGCATAGCGCAGTTCATGCCAGCCACCGCAGCGCTTCGTGGCCTCAAAGACAGCTTTGATCTCTTGGAAGCCCTCCGGGCATCATCGCAATATCTGATGAAGCTCCGGACCCGCTTCGGCAATCTTGGGCTCGCAGCTGCAGCCTACAATGCTGGCGAGCAGCGCGTTTCGACATTCATGCTTGTTGGAGACTTACCGTCGGAGTCCAGGAACTATGTTTTCGGGATCACGGGGCACACCGTCGACGAGTGGAGGCGCTCACCGAGCGACCTCGCCCTTCCGCCACTTGACGAACACAGGGCGTTCATGGATGCCTGCGTCGCCCTTGCTGCCACACGACGGCTCGTGGAGCCGGCAGAGCAGTCTGAAGGTGTTTGGACGCCATGGGGAGCACAATTGGCAGCAGCAGCAAGCAGTGTGACTGCACGGACGCTGTTTGCACGTGTATCTGCCAGGTTGCCGGCCCCTTTAAACACGGAGGCACCCATAATTCTGCGCAAGATTGATCGGGATTTTGGATATAGACCCCGTTATTCTGCTCGAATAGGAAGGACACAGCGTAGAGATGCGGAAGACACCTGCAAAATTGTCGAGCGCGCCGGTTTTCCATGTTTGGTGTTCAAAAACTTTTAACGCGTGCACGCGCTGACTTACCGCCGACGAACTATTCAATTCACTTGAGGGCCGTAAGGTTGCCAAGTAATGACAGACGGTCGACGTCGAGTTCGTGACGGTCTCCGTTTACAGTCAGCGAGACCTTAGATGTGAAGGTCGCTTCGCTCCCCGCCATTCAGTTGCCATTGCCTTGCCCGCTATCCCGGACCCCACCACGGTCGCGGTAGACGAAATGAGGAGGTCGCGGCGGGACTGTTCCAGATCGATGGGGCTTGGCATGGTCGGCTCCGCTTCGTTGGCAAAGATCTGGGCGCAAAAGTGCTCACACGGCGCCCGTGCCTTTTAAGCTTGCGCTGTGGGCGGCGACAAATAGGGGCGTCGTCGCATGCCTTCATCGTCCACCATCATATATCTGTGATGGTGCGCCGCGTCATATCGACCGATCAGGTCGACCGTTCCTGTATGGCGGACATAGTCGCACGCCAACACTTCACCTCATAGGATCGATCCGAGACGGGTCATTTGCCTTCCGCACGGACTTTTGGGAGTGGGCTCCGCTGAGGATCGGGCTCGGCATGGAACTCGTCATGCCGAACTCGGAAGGAGCGCACAAAAATGTCCCGCGGTCTGGGCGACGGTGCCCGATCTCTTGCGTCTCCACCTCCGGCAGAGCCATGGGCAAACTCGTCTCCCCGGCCCGCCGGCAAATTGAACGCGATCTCCCGGTCTGCAAGGCCGGACAGATCGCCTGACAGGTCGAACAGCTGCTGGGCGACGAGATGGACGACATCGCCTTCCCGCTGGATTTTGCCGTTGATCGCCATCATCGAGGCTCCCAGCACAACCCGACGCCGCCTTTCAAACAGCTTTGGCCAGACCACGATGTTCGCAGGTCCGGTTTCATCCTCGATCGTGATGAACATCACACCTTTCGCGGAGCCCGGCTTCTGCCGCACAAGAACCAGGCCTGCCGTCAGGACCCATCGACCATCCCGTGCCGTCATGGCCTCCTCGCAGGTCACGATGCTGCGCTTTGCCAGATCGGTTCGCAGGAAGGCGATCGGGTGGTCGCGAAGCGTGAGCCCGGTATGGCCATAGTCCTCCACCACATTATGGCCTTCGGTCATCTGCCTGAGCGCGACCTCGGGCTCCCGCTGCTCGGCGATCGTTTGCATCTCGCGATCGGCAGCAGCGGCAAACAAAGGCAGCGGCTCGTCGCGCAGCGCCTTGATCGCCCAAAGGGCGTCGCGTCTCTCGAGCTTCAGGGCCGGCCGAAACGCATCTGCCTCCGCAAGTTCGACCAGCGAGGCAGCCGGAACACCCGACCGGCGCCACATGTCATCGACGGAAGCAAATTCACTGTTCATTCGCGCGGCGACAATCCGGGCGGCGTCCGAGACGGCGAGACCTCTCACCATCCGCATGCCCAGCCGGACAGCATGGCGCTCGGTACTGCCGATCCGCTCCAGCGTGCAATCCCAACGGGATTGGTTGATACAGACGGGGCGGATCTCGACGCCATGGGCGCGGGCACAGCCGACGATCTGGGCGGGCGCATAAAAGCCCATGGGCTGACTGTTCAACAGGGCCGCGCAAAAGACGTCCGGGAAGTGGCACTTCACAAAATTGGACGCATAGGCGATCAGCGCGAAGGAAGCCGCGTGGGATTCCGGAAAGCCATAGGAGCCGAACCCCTCGAGCTGACTGAAGGTCTTTTCGGCGAACGCGGCGGTATAGCCGTTTCGCACCATACCCGAGACCAGTTTATCCTTGAACCGCGACACGCCCCCGCTGAACTTGAAGGTCGCCATGCTCTTGCGCAATTGGTCGGCCTCTCCGCCGGTAAAACCGGCACAGACCATCGCGACCCGCATCGCCGATTCCTGAAAAAGCGGCACGCCCAGCGTCTTCCCAAGCACGGCTTCCAGTTCCGGGGTGGGATACTCGACCTTCTCCTTGCCCTCACGCCGGCGCAGGTACGGATGCACCATGTCGCCCTGGATTGGTCCCGGGCGGACGATCGCAACCTGGACAACCAAATCGTAAAATGTCCTGGGCTTCAGACGCGGCAGCATCGCCATTTGCGCCCGGCTCTCGATCTGGAACGTCCCCAGCGTGTCGGTCTTGCGGATCATCGCATAGGTCGCCTGATCCTCCTGAGGAATTTTGGACAAATCCAGGTCTTCGTCCTTGTGCTCGCGGATCAGGTCGAACGCCTTGGACATGCAGGTCAGCATGCCCAGCGCCAGAACGTCCACCTTCATCATTTTCAGGGCTTCGACATCGTCCTTGTCCCACTCGATGATCTGCCTGTCTTTCATGCTGGCCGGCTCGATGGGAACGAGATCATCGAGACGGTCCCGCGTTAGAACAAAGCCGCCGGGATGCTGCCCGAGATGACGGGGTGCGCCCATCAGTTGCTGGGCCAGCTGCAGCGTCAGGACCAGCCGACGATCGTCGGGATTGAGATTGAGCTCTTTCACGTTACGGGAGCTCACCTCTTCCGACCACGACCACATGCCCGACGACAACGCCTTGATCAAATCTTCCGGCAGGCCCAGCGCCTTGCCGACGTCACGGATGGCGCCCTTGGCGCGATAGCGCGTCACGGTCGCGCAAAGGGCAGCCTTTTCCCGGCCGTAGGTCCTGTAGATCCACTGGATGACTTCCTCGCGCCGCTGGTGCTCGAAATCGACATCGATGTCCGGCGGCTCGTCCCGCTCCTGGCTGACGAAGCGCTCGAACAGGAGATCGTTCGTTTCTGGATCGATCGAGGTGACGCCAAGAATGTAGCAGACGGCCGAGTTCGCAGCCGAGCCGCGTCCCTGGCAGAGGATGCCTTGGCCCCGTGCAAACCGCACGATCGAAAACACGGTGAGAAAGTAAGGCGCGTATTTCATCTTCTGGATCAGGTCGAGCTCATGCCGGACGATCTGCAGCGTTTTTGGCGGCAGGCCTTCCGGATAGCGATCCGGCACACATTGCCAGACATAGTGTTCGAGGGACTCCTGGGCCGATTTTCCAGGAACGATGGCTTCTTCCGGATACTGGTAGGTCAATTCCTCGAGCGAGAATTTGCAGCGATCGACGATCTCCATGGTTCGCCGTAGCGCTTCTGGATAGCGAGGAAACAGACGCTCCATTTCCTCGGGCGGCTTGAGATACCTGTCGGCGTGACGCTCGCGTTCGAAACCGACCTCGTCGATCGTCGTATTGTTGCGAATGCAGGTGACAATGTCCTGCAACTGACGCCTCTCTGGCTCGTGAAACAGCACGTCATTGGTGACGACGGTCTTGACCTTGAGCCGCGCGGCCATATTCGACAGATCATGAAGCCGCAGCTGGTCGTTGGGGCGGCGTCTCAGCGACAGTGACAGATAGGAACGATCTCCAAAGACCTCGGTCAACCTGCGGAGTTGGACCGCGCAGATATCGTCGGTGATGTCCGGGATCAGGACACCGAGCAGGCCATCCGCATAGATCGCGACGTCGTCCAGATGCAGAATGCAGTTGTTCTTCCCGCCCCTTGCCTTCCCCAGCGTGATCAGCCGGGTTAGCCGGGAATAGGCAGCGCGGTCGGTCGGATAAACCAGGATCGACATGCCGTCCGCCAGATCGAGGCGACATCCGACCACCAGGCGCACGCCTGTTTCGCGCGAGGCCTCGAGAGCCCGGACGATCCCGGCAAGCGAGTTGCGATCGACGACCCCGATCGCATCGATACCCAGCGCCTTCGCGGTTGCAAACAGCTCCTGGGCCGAACTTGCGCCCCTTAAAAAACTGAACTGTGTGGTGACCTGAAGCTCGGCATATCTCATGCAAAAATTCCGTGGACAAACCAGGTGTGGGATCCGGTCCCGCCATCGACACCATCGCCGGAGCGGAAAATCCAGAGGCGCTCGCCTGCGTCGTCCTCAACGATGAAGTAGTCGCGAACCGCCGCCCATTCGGACGTGCGCTGCCACCATTCGCCGAAGATGCGCTCGGGCCCATCGGCGCGTCTGACCCGCCGGCGCTTGCCCCGCCACGTGACCGACACCGGCGGATGGTCGGGAAGCAGCGCGATCACCTCGACCTCCTCCGGATGGGCAAGCAGACGGACCGGACGCGGCCAATGATGCGACCAGAAGACGTCGATATCGTCAGCGGTGGCAGCAATTCGCCGGACGCTGCGCTCCGGGACATCGGAGGCCACCGGTGCCAGGCGGTAAACCCGCTGGCCGCGGTTGCCGAAGATGTCCACAAGCGGCGTGATATCCTGGACACCATCCTCGATGAACCACGATGTCGTCTGGGTCTCGCCGAGCGGCTGCGACAGGACGGCGACCAGGGTCAGCCTCTCGATGCCGAAACCTGGATCGATCCTTTCGGTGCGGTCCTTGAACAGCTTGGTGAGCCAGGCCACGTCCCTTGCAGGCTTTGCCGTTCCGGCACGAATGGCCTGGCGGGTATTGTCGACCGTGTCGATGATCAGGTCGGCACGCCGGACCCCCAGCCCTTGTCTTTGGAGTTCGGCGCAGAGCTCGACGACCAGGCGCCCGACATATTTATCGATCGTCTCGGCCGCACCGATCGGGTCCTGGAAAGAGCGAGCGACCGCAATCTGCCCAGGGCTTCTTATGGGCTCGATCGGCTCGCGGGCACGACCGACCATCTGGTCGAGCCGTCGCCCGATCTCGGGTCCGAAGCGAAGCGTCAGCGGCGCGCGCGGCGTCGCTGAGAGCTCCCCGATCGTGCGAAAGCCAAGGGTCCTGAGATCGCTGACGGTCTTGTCAGGCAGTCGCAGCAGCGCTATGGGCAAGCGCTCGACGGCGCGCACGGTCTCGCCTCTGGGTATGATGACCGTCTCTCTTTTGATCGCCCGTGCGCAGGCGTGCGCAGCGCCCCATGTGTCGGCAATGGCGACACGCGTTGTCAGACCCTTGGCGGCGAACCGATTGGCGATGCCCGTCAGCATGGCGCGCTCCCCACCCTTGAGATGGTCGGCGCCCTCCGTGTCCATGACGATGCCGTTGGGAGCGTCGACGGCAACGATAGGCGAATACTGGGTCAAAGCCCACAACGCGATCCGCTCAAGAGCCGCAGCATCGGCCTGCAGGTCCGCGTCGATCATCAGCAGTCCCTGGAACAGGGCCTGGGCTTTTGCAGCCGCCATGCCGATGCGCACACCTGCTTTTCTGGCGGGATCGTCGGCCGCCGACACCCAGCGTTTCGATCCGCTTTTTGCAATCACGGCAATGGCCTGGTCAACCGGAATGGCCGGATCGGCGGCGCGACGAATGCGATCCGTCGACAGATCCGGAAGGTAGATCGATACGACCCTGG
This region includes:
- a CDS encoding efflux transporter outer membrane subunit, whose translation is MVSISRCAPAILLVLSGCVSGPDYKPPVMALPATFLESSAGFSPGTVSQTWWLAYSDKTLEAFVARGLSQNISILSAIEAINAAQSDVVVAGSGGLPNLALGVDQTVHGESGGLRTTASTISTTRGAATSSWLLDFFGQYRRAREGALDTLDAAFATVDVRRLAYVQDLVTGYVNARYYQVRISIARENLKSRRETLDLTKFQLSAGAASRLDVVQAEGLVNSTLSEVPGLEVSYRREVHHIATLLDTPAAEILELMKGGAKQPAYRGVVSAGVPADLIRNRPDVRRDERQLAAAVAQIGIAQAQLLPSITLSGSISPSYIHTAGRGGGLTTWSFGPALNLPILDGGLLQANVKIAQSNAKAAYLAWKATVLTAVEEVENGLVAVNRDPQTIAALRAQVKSYSEAVSLSTSSYKDGASSLLDVLDAQRSVTNAQQNLAAAVQQLAIDYAALNVAIGAGLSLPAASKDQSGPASENHLAKLGPAE
- a CDS encoding glycosyltransferase family 2 protein, which translates into the protein MIADGKPLFSVIITCYNYKDYVAIAIESVLNQPIADFELIVVNDGSTDTSWSVISRYSDRLIGINTENRGFIAACLTGLSASRGQYVLFLDADDVLDKDALLTVSRYLGPDVAKIQYMLQPIDAQGHEIGDAFPRLRPGYDNREMIASINRHGYYPTPPTSGNIYRRDVYFTIGAIDYDFGIDGIAYLAAPFKGRVVHIDRALGKYRIHNNNMSGFGSSSHLGMEKEIRVFRLRLAHLERLSRDGAFLDGVVFKMKLDYLYLVEREVFAKILSRERMNFSLLRRYCKQIVQSTSSVDLLSRFLLAGTLFLLPNGAARAVVEFSINPKKNSTVRTMIKRLVRG
- a CDS encoding DUF707 domain-containing protein; the protein is MAPVLAPTLAVVRCGDQSLHHSWCGEGRQFDVAVSYFGSDEIKRFPEANYVHRGKGGKWDGIYGFFKEHPEALENYDYFWFPDDDIRATTSDINRLFAAGRGHGLLVYQPSLDRDSYYSHLITLQHPSFDLRYSNFVEIMVPVLSRAILAKTLESLKDSKSGFGMDFVWPKLAVELSGNLESVAILDSVTVCHTRPVGGKLHQLIKKVGGNTANDDLVSILGRTHMTRDSSINGVAVPRIRVLSGVDINGVHLSGPRLSMRIGRDFIGRYRNAVQPVHLPAVMRHALKSLILPIAAAGQPVASESS
- a CDS encoding IS5 family transposase, with amino-acid sequence MAWTEITRRQYARRTARYASDMTDREWELVAPFLPMPRRLGRPRTTDLREVVNALLYIATTGCQWRMLPKDFPPCSTVQRYFYEWRALGLWTRINHHLVMEARELEGREASPTAGVIDSQSVKTTESGGIRGYDAGKKTKGRKRHIIVDTLGLMVGLMVHSADIQDRDGAPDLLKSIRHRWPWLLHVFADGGYAGDKLKRRLKKIGRWTVEIIKRSDKAKGFEVLPRRWVVERTFAWLGRCRRLAKDVEKSIASSEAWIMIAHIRLITRRLARYRYH
- a CDS encoding lytic transglycosylase domain-containing protein gives rise to the protein MTDAPGRALCIHAGSLNRDICSALEKFATRSQLPPDFFARLIWRESRFRAEAISPKGAQGIAQFMPATAALRGLKDSFDLLEALRASSQYLMKLRTRFGNLGLAAAAYNAGEQRVSTFMLVGDLPSESRNYVFGITGHTVDEWRRSPSDLALPPLDEHRAFMDACVALAATRRLVEPAEQSEGVWTPWGAQLAAAASSVTARTLFARVSARLPAPLNTEAPIILRKIDRDFGYRPRYSARIGRTQRRDAEDTCKIVERAGFPCLVFKNF